A stretch of DNA from Glycine max cultivar Williams 82 chromosome 18, Glycine_max_v4.0, whole genome shotgun sequence:
TTCAAGATTTCCAAGAATTTACCCAagaatttaatctttaatcttcaaCTTATGCAAATACAACAACACATATAAGTAGAATAATTACTTTATAATTGGTGCTCTATTTCCTGGAAACTTTAGAGATTAGTCTCAGCTTCTAATTGTGGGAACACCCTGGAtctaatttcaaatataaaaaaagggtAGGTaacgtttttttaataatttttctttctaacgCAACAAGAAAGCGTGTATTGTCAGATTTCCAACTCTTAACCAACAAAAGTAAGAGCTTTGGCACCATGGGTTTTGAAAATTCCGTAACATATAATTGATCAGCTTTTAATTCTTCTTCAGATATAATGATAATTTCAAATCTCCTAAAAATGCAAATTTCATCTTATTACCCAAAATACCTAAGCCCTGCTTCTTATGTTACTCCATGACCAAATCTGATTGTATGTTTTTATATCACATAACAGATCAAGTACAAGTTTAATTTTcagatgaaaaaattattttgaaacaaaagtaaaaataattttaccaaaGAATCATAATCcttatttttgctttcattttatttttatccgttGAATTTGAATTAGAACACACATTTCTAACTTCAATCCAAATATGCACTGCACATCTTGGTAAAACTATTTTCTCTTATCCCATAGTTTTTCATTTTGGAACATGTAGAGAAAGGGGGAAATGCTAAAGACcgtataatttttcatataaatggGTGTAACTAATTGAACCCAGTCAACCAACCTTTGCACTATCTACAAAAGAACATCCTCTCGGCATCACACTGAGGGATTAAAGGTGGAGGAACCACATCATTTATCTCCTATAAATTTTGTGTTGAatcacaccaaaaaaaaaaaatataataaataaaaaatgaacattaTAGACACTCAAAATCCTTCAACACTAGCCCTTCTAGAGGCTGAGGATGATGACTTGCGGCTTTCCTGCCTATCAAGCTCCTCCAAAGAGAGGCTCGAAGCACAAGCACGTGGCGGCGGGAGGAGAATGGGCCCTCCACCAGACCATCTTGGAGGCGAAACAGATACCGGAACTCCTGATGGTGGTGATGGTGAGAAACTCAACCTTGGTGCAGGGCAGATGATGCCATTGAGACTTGGTGATCTTGACATATGTTTTCCAGAGTTTGATGCTGGTTCTTGCAGAGGGAACCGGCACGAATATTTCAAATCCTGTATTATCTTGAGATGCTCAACAACAGTCCTCATGGTAGGTCTGTCTGATGGCTCCTTTTGAAGGCATCTTTGTGCAATATCAGCTATTGTTCTTGCTGCTTTAGAAGGAAAGCGGCCTTTGAGTTGAGGATCCATGATCAACGACAGACGGTAGTTATCGGCTAAGAAAGGCCGGCTCCACTTGACTAAATTCCTCTCTTCCTTGGGGTGACGGCTATCAAGATTCTTTCTTCCAGTAAGTAGCTCCAGAAGAAAAATTCCAAAACTCCATACGTTGCTCTTTGGAGTGAGCATTCCTTTCTCCAGTGTTTCCATTGATAGGTTTCCAACAGCCTGGACGACACCAAATAAATTCATGAATATACTGAATGGGAACAAATATAAaggaataaatataaatatttatgacaaatatgaagaaaagaatATAGAGAATATTGGCTGAATATAATAGACTCTAACTGGATATAttgaataacataacataaaacacTTATCAGTTAGAGAACTTACAGATGAGCTGCTTGAAATCTCTTCTTCGGGAATATGTCCAACACAACCATATCCTGAAAGCTTTGCGCTGAAATCTTTGTCAATCTGTATGTTGGCTGTTGAGAACTCATTATACATAGCCTACAAGCAGAAAGAAGGATGTCAGCAAAGATAAAGTGTATAATTAACCTAATAATCATAACATACTTGAAATCATTCGCTCCATActatgaaaaacaaaacaaagtgttaTTATAGTTGTACCTGAAAAGGCCCCTCTTCGTGCAAGAAGGTTAGACCTTGTGCAGCACATATAGCAATTTTCATTCTTGTATTCCAATCAATTGATGGCCCATCAGATCTCCCATACAATAAGCGATCCAAGCTTCCATGGTATAGCCTTTCATAAACCAACATTCTATGTTCTGAACCCTCTCGTGCATGAAATCCTAGCAATTTACAGAGGTTTGGATGTTGCAAAGATGCAAGAGTATTAACTTCATTTATGAATTCCTTCAAGCCCTGAAAGAAGACAGATTCATTTAGACCACGTCAGAATGCACTCAGGTGATTGAGCATTTTTCAATGTCCCAAAGAgataaacaaaaacacataaTGCTAACAGTAAATGATAAATAAGTTTCAATCAGTAGGtacataattcataatattcaaACAGTTAAATTTGCAAGGGGTTTAACAACATTCTCATATGCATGGAGACATAACAGAGGAACAAGGATAGCAAGGACTATAATTAGACCCTGCTTAATAGCAAATTCAAtggaaaaaatatagaaaaacttaaaaccatttTGATGTGCGTCCTAATTCCTCTGCTGCGTGTATGGGTTAAATTCATTTGAACACAACATAAGGCTCGCATACAACATATAACACATCTCAATAATAAATACGATACAAAGAATACACAAGATAAAACATTGAATTTTAGCCCTTCTAAGATAATAGAACATTATTTCTCTATATTTGGTTAATATCCACTATTAATATGACCAGACAGCAATTACTGTacataagaatatcaagaaatGAAACTAAAGTAATGTAACATGGAGAAAAGTACCTGAGATGATGGGTGAAGCCGTGTGACAGTGGCTTCAAACTTCTTCGAACTTGAAACGTCGTCACCAAAGGAAGCCTTGTATATGGTGGACGAAAGACATTCTGACATGCATCTATCAGAAGAGAAATGGTGGCAAGCAGCAGCAATTTCCTCATACAGAAAATTCCGAAGTGATCCAGTAGGTGGGAGTGGCAAAGGTCCAGAAGCATGGAGAGGACTGCTTGAGGCCACTGACTTAAAGCTGCCAATAGCCTTCAATGCACTACCTCCCTGAGGGGATGGAAGTGGTAAAGGTTGGGGACTAGATGAACGCTGCTCCTTCATTGATCCAGCTCGGTGTCTTGACTCTTCTTGTTCCTCATACTCAATTGAAGCCAAAGCATCTTGTTCTGCTGCATCAAGAGTTGATGGAGCAGATAATGTTCGCGTTCTGTTGTTACTGGCTTTATTAATGGGTTGAATGGGTTTCACTCTGGTCCTAAAACTAGGAGGAGCAGACTGCAGTGAGCGAGTACGAGTTTGAGGTTCAGGCAGTACTGTAGGTACGTTCTCATTATGGCTTACATGTTTTATGTATGTAATTGGATCggactttttctttttgctctTCAATACAGTGAAGCACCCCATCCTTCCTTTGTACAGAACTTGGTTGGTGTAGAGAACTCTTTATGtctgcaaaaacaaaataaaaggtgcataaataaaataaaatctaaaacatATTTAGTGTAGTTCCACATGCCACAGTTTGACAGGCGACAAGTAATGCAACCATGTTGTCATGTCTGTAAggaaaaacaagaaacaagggAAAATGGTGAAGCATtagtttatcatatttttcttctaatttatgCCTAACCATGGTTATCAAATCATGAATCAAAATGTATCATAATTGGTAACATTCATGAAAtgctaattattaaaattaaaatataattttaattttaataataaaaaataacaaagtatattttaacataataaattaatgaaactatgtattcaatttttttagttcattttcTGTGTACATTATTTGCTAGAAACTGGCTAACTGCGTTAGAaaccataatttattttcagaaAGTACACTGATTTCTCTCTACTAGGTGACTTTGTGTCATCTCTCATCAAACTCCCCGCCCAAATTGTCAATGTGAAAGCATTCTTCCACCAGAGATTTGTCGTCAACAGATCTCACCCAGAGGGCCCCATGACCTTGTCATTGGTCCACTGCATCCTGGCATATGATAAGCACTTAAAACATGACTGAGAAACTATTATGGAAGACATCACGCAGGCCTCTGTACCGACAAGAATGTGGCCCCACCCACCCACCCACCCACCATTGCTCTGATTCAATACTTCACAGTGGCTGTTAGGTTCCCTTGTCCCTTAGAGATCCATACCATTGAAAACACAACAGAATCAAGAGTCCTATGATTCCAAGCACCATTCCAGCAACATAAGGAAACTCCATATTGATCTGTATCAATGAAGTGAGGACTTGCATCGAATCACAACTCATGCGATTCCAACTACCATCTGCCTGACTAGTACTATTTGTGTATCAAATTTTCAGTAAACATATCCAATTTAATCCCCAAATGATTTTCAAAACATCTATTTGGTCCTAGAACGGTGATTTCGGACCAGAATGGTGATTTCAAAACAACAATCTCCTATTACTCCtcatttcctttttcatttcctGCTTCAAAATCTCAACTATTCTTACAACTTGCACGATCGCATATGCACTAGACACCCTAAATTGAACGTAAAACACTACCATAAATCAATAATTGGTTAACCGGTCACCTTACAAACCTTACATCCAACTTGTGTctatcacattcccataaaatagtataataaaattaattcaatttctcCATCGCACTCAACTTTCACAAGTaccgaagaaaaaaaaatataaacaaaactacGCAATTGATAAACACTTACTAGCTCCATCTATTcaatcacataaaaaataattcagatccataccatgaaaaaaaaataacaaaaattacacAAACCCATTTATTTCCACAataccaaattttttttatatataaagaaaaaacaaaatccaaGCCGCAAAGTTTGATCTCCACCAACAATTTTcccaataaaacaaaaaaatacaaatcaagaaaaaatgaacaacaaactggcgtacaaaaaaaaactagagagagaaaaaaaaaacagcagaaaatgaaattccGAAGCAAATTGGAATCAGAAAACGGTGAAATTACACGAATCGAAAGCGAAGGAAGAAAATTGAACGAACCTCGGCGAGAAATGGCAGCTCATGCAACTCGAAGTGAGGCGATCCAGGGGAAGCAAAATGggtaaaaattgaaactttttgtGGTTTTGATTCGTCGAAGAAAACCCCTCTTGTTGTCCAGTCAAAGAAAGCAGATTGAAAAAGCTGGGAAGTGAAGATTTTAGAGAACGAGAAAAGTATAAGAGAGAGAGATTAgaggaataataataatatttagcattgtagagagagagagaaaatggaaCCCAATGAGCAGTGGTCAAACCTACCCAAAAACCCAGATTTAATTAactcattaaaataatattttcattaaacacaaacaaaaggtgtgctttcctttttctattttccCCAACTTTGcccctcttttgtttttgtttcatttttaatttttaatttgcatTCTATTTTTGGGGCTCCAAAATGACCTTGGATGTCCCTTCCTGTTCCTGGTAAGCTGCAATTTAGATGCGTTTTGAATTTTAGTTTGAACTTTGACTAtttcgtttttttttaacaattcttGATTTGACTGGTCAATTGTTTaacattttgttaattaatagaTTTTAATGCAAGTATTTATTGGCATACTAAAGAATTGTTTCCAAAACATTCTAgggaagttttttgttttgattttttacaGAAGCttatcaatcaatatcaatGCATGCATTTATTGACATactaaaaaattgtttctatAACATCTAGGGAAGTTTTTGCTTTTAGATTCTACAAAAGTTTATCAATCTAGATCCTTAGAGTATCTTtagtgataaaattaattttaagtttttggataatttttaatgGATCTTATGGTATTACAGgatataaaaactttttttttctttagtgaTAATAGATTTTACTTTGAATCCTTAAGTCATTTTTATGGATTTTACAATAAATCTCATCTAGATATATTTATCAATCACTAAGATAGAGAgaggaattattttttttaaatgaagaaaGTTTTTGAGGAGGAATCCAACCTCCTTATCGAAGATCTCCAAAGCATGTATGTATAGTGATAGATCTAGTGAAGAtgaattcttaaatttaaaaatttagctcaaaaatttgattattaaaatattttttgtatcttCATTTATTTGAGTTAAGagcattaaatttaaaactaaaaagtatCAGTCAACCAATTAAGTGATTCAGTTTAAGAGTATACAATAAGGATACATGTGAGGATAGATTATACACACAAGTCTCAAgtcatgtataatttttttaaaaaaaacattaatacaaa
This window harbors:
- the LOC100809117 gene encoding probable serine/threonine-protein kinase PBL1 translates to MGCFTVLKSKKKKSDPITYIKHVSHNENVPTVLPEPQTRTRSLQSAPPSFRTRVKPIQPINKASNNRTRTLSAPSTLDAAEQDALASIEYEEQEESRHRAGSMKEQRSSSPQPLPLPSPQGGSALKAIGSFKSVASSSPLHASGPLPLPPTGSLRNFLYEEIAAACHHFSSDRCMSECLSSTIYKASFGDDVSSSKKFEATVTRLHPSSQGLKEFINEVNTLASLQHPNLCKLLGFHAREGSEHRMLVYERLYHGSLDRLLYGRSDGPSIDWNTRMKIAICAAQGLTFLHEEGPFQAMYNEFSTANIQIDKDFSAKLSGYGCVGHIPEEEISSSSSAVGNLSMETLEKGMLTPKSNVWSFGIFLLELLTGRKNLDSRHPKEERNLVKWSRPFLADNYRLSLIMDPQLKGRFPSKAARTIADIAQRCLQKEPSDRPTMRTVVEHLKIIQDLKYSCRFPLQEPASNSGKHMSRSPSLNGIICPAPRLSFSPSPPSGVPVSVSPPRWSGGGPILLPPPRACASSLSLEELDRQESRKSSSSASRRASVEGF